From Micromonospora echinospora:
GACGGCCGGGCGGCGCACCCGTACCGGTGCGACGTCACCGACCGGGCCGAGGCCGAGGCGCTGGCCGCGTCGGCGCTCGCCGCCTTCGGCCGGGTCGACGTGCTCGTCAACGTGGTCGGCGGTTACCGCGGCCGGATGTACGAGCACGTCCTCGACATCCCGCTGGACCGGTTCGACGAGGCCGTGCGGCTCAACCTGCGCGGCACGTTCAACCTCACCCAGCTGTTCGGCCGGCATATGCGTGAACGCGGCGCGGGCCGGATCGTCAACATCTCCTCGGTGGCCAAGAACGGGGCGTCCGGCCAGGCCGACTACGCCGCGGCCAAGGCGGGTGTCGTCGCGTTCACCCGCAGTTGCGCGCTCGAACTCGGCCCGGCGGTCACCGTCAACGCCGTCGCGCCCGGCGTCATCCGCACCTCGGTGATGGAGCGGATCCCGGCCGACGTCCAGGCGCGCTACCGCGAGCGGATCCCGCTCGGTGACTTCGGTGATCCGGTCGACGTGGCCAGGGCCGTGGCGTTCCTTGCCGGGGACGACGGCCGGTACGTCACCGGCGAGGTGATCCACGTGTCAGGAGGGTTCTTCGGATGTCTGTGACCGTACCGGGTGTCATCACCTCGGCCAGTGACGTGTACACCCCCGAGCGGATCGCCGCGTTCAAGGCGTCCGGGCAGTGGCGGGGCCAGCTGATAGTCGACTTCCTCGACCGGCACCGGCGACAGCGCCCGGACCGGACCGCGGTGGTCGACGAGAACGGCCGGATCACCTGGGCCGCCCTCGCCGACCGCGTCGACCGGCTCGCCGCGGCCTTCGTGGACGCCGGGCTGCGGCCGGGCGAGTTCGTCGCAGTGCAGATGCCCAACCGGATCGAGTTCGTGGAGATCTACCTCGCGATCCAGCGGGCCGGCCTGCGCGCGCTCACCATGATGTCCATCTACCGGGAGCACGACGTCGCGTACATGCTGCGTACCACCGGCGCCCGGGCGTACATCGTGCCGGACACGCACCGCCGGTTCGACTTCGTCGCGATGGCGCAGCGGCTGCGCTCGCAGGCGCCCGACCTGCGCACCGTCATCGTGCTCGGCGAGGCGGGCGAGGGCATGGTGCCGTACGAGCGGTTCCTGGCCGAACGCGCGCCGGCCCCCGGCGCCTTCGCGCACCTGCGGCCCGACCCGGACCAGGTGTCCAAGGTGAGCTTCACGTCGGGCACAACCGGGCTGCCCAAGGGCGTCGTGCACACGCACAACACCGACCTGTCGCCGCCCACGATGATCGCCGGCGCGCTCGGCCTCGGCCCGGAGACGCCGATCTGGATGCCGAGTCCCATCGCGCACGCCACCGGCCTGCTGTTCGGCGTCTACGACTCGCTGCTGTGCGGGGCCAAGCTCGTGCTGCAGGACCAGTGGGACCCGCAGCGGGCGCTGGAGATGATCAGCCGGGAGCGGGCCACCTTCACGGTGAGCGCCACCCCGTTCATCGGTGACCTCGTAGAGCAGGACAACCTCTCCTCGTACGACCTGTCGTCGTTCCGCTACTTCGTCTCCGGCGGCGCGCGGGTGGCGCCGGCACTGGTCGAGCGGGCCCGCTCCGAGCTGGGATGCCTGCTGCTGCGGGTCTTCGGCCAGTCCGAGGCGCCGCTGCACACGCTCAACTTCCCGGACGACCCGTGGGAGAAGGTGACCGGCCGCGACGGCCGGCCGTTCGACGGCATCGACGTCACGATCGTGGATCCGTCCGACCGCACGACACCGGTGCCGGTGGGTGAGGTCGGCGAGTACTCCACCGCCGGGCCGCACGTGTTCCTCGGCTACTACGGCAGTCCGGAAGCCACAGTGGAGGCCCGCGACGAGTCCGGCCGCTACTACAGCGGCGACCTCTGCACAGTCGACGAGGACGGCTACGTGCTGTACGTCGACCGCATGAAGGACATCGTCAACCGCGGCGGCGTGAAGATCAGCGCGCTGGAGGTCGAGAACCTGCTCGCCGCGCATCCGCTGGTCCAGGCGGCGGCCGTCGTCGCGGTGCCCGACCAGCGGCTCGGCGAACGGGCCTGCGCGTTCGTGGTCACCCGGGGCGGCGCGGAGCTGACCCTGGCGCAGATCTCCGCGTTCCTCGACGAGATGGGGGTCACCCGGCAGAAGTG
This genomic window contains:
- a CDS encoding SDR family NAD(P)-dependent oxidoreductase, whose amino-acid sequence is MVAVVTGAAGAMGGAIAAELGARGHAVVLADISGRRLAEAADRLTADGRAAHPYRCDVTDRAEAEALAASALAAFGRVDVLVNVVGGYRGRMYEHVLDIPLDRFDEAVRLNLRGTFNLTQLFGRHMRERGAGRIVNISSVAKNGASGQADYAAAKAGVVAFTRSCALELGPAVTVNAVAPGVIRTSVMERIPADVQARYRERIPLGDFGDPVDVARAVAFLAGDDGRYVTGEVIHVSGGFFGCL
- a CDS encoding AMP-binding protein is translated as MSVTVPGVITSASDVYTPERIAAFKASGQWRGQLIVDFLDRHRRQRPDRTAVVDENGRITWAALADRVDRLAAAFVDAGLRPGEFVAVQMPNRIEFVEIYLAIQRAGLRALTMMSIYREHDVAYMLRTTGARAYIVPDTHRRFDFVAMAQRLRSQAPDLRTVIVLGEAGEGMVPYERFLAERAPAPGAFAHLRPDPDQVSKVSFTSGTTGLPKGVVHTHNTDLSPPTMIAGALGLGPETPIWMPSPIAHATGLLFGVYDSLLCGAKLVLQDQWDPQRALEMISRERATFTVSATPFIGDLVEQDNLSSYDLSSFRYFVSGGARVAPALVERARSELGCLLLRVFGQSEAPLHTLNFPDDPWEKVTGRDGRPFDGIDVTIVDPSDRTTPVPVGEVGEYSTAGPHVFLGYYGSPEATVEARDESGRYYSGDLCTVDEDGYVLYVDRMKDIVNRGGVKISALEVENLLAAHPLVQAAAVVAVPDQRLGERACAFVVTRGGAELTLAQISAFLDEMGVTRQKWPERLEVIETLPATPTGKIQKNVLRQRLTADSASSGRV